Proteins encoded within one genomic window of Alteribacter populi:
- a CDS encoding S9 family peptidase: MTTKRPIKVKDLKEINVLNEPQFAPNGESFSYIKQTINDEDEYVSHLYVQGIQDTEAVQWTFGHERVSSPRFSPNGKWLVFVSNRKEKSQLFLFSTSGGEAKQITTLKNGASQPVWSPDSKKLLFTTSLAKDENIHSKEDDEKTSDEKKDEPLVVTRLKYKSDATGFLDDKYKQLAFYDIESEEITQITSGEFHHEPGEWSPDSHSVSFVSNKKEDQDYHLISDVYVVNVVTKEETCLTEGNGIYAYPVFNDDGTKLACYGHRKEFSGATHLKLWTIDIDSKEATCLTENWDVHLSDSAIGDVRSGHPIPGPVWDHDNQNIYVTASVYGNTNLYRVSLDHKVEEIVTGQHQIYGYHFSPDKQQALIAISTPTNPGDVVLVDLTSGEQKQVTHVNERFSKEVHIQEPEEVNFKAADGGNIHGWILKPYGFEQGKKYPTILEIHGGPHAMYANTFFHELQLLAANGYVVLYTNPRGGHGYGQTFVDACRGDYGGKDYEDLMSATDQAVEQFDYIDAERLGVTGGSYGGFMTNWIVSHTDRFKAAATLRSISNWISFYGVSDIGYFFTDWEIGADLLSDPNKMWEHSPLKYVKNIETPLLILHGEKDFRCPVEQAEQLYIALKHQKKETRFVRFPNANHELSRSGPPKLRFARLEELQAWFDSYLK, encoded by the coding sequence ATGACAACTAAACGTCCAATCAAAGTAAAAGATCTCAAAGAAATCAATGTTTTAAATGAACCTCAGTTTGCACCAAATGGAGAATCGTTCTCCTACATAAAACAAACGATAAACGACGAGGATGAATACGTTTCTCATTTGTATGTGCAAGGGATTCAAGATACAGAGGCTGTACAATGGACCTTTGGACATGAAAGAGTCAGTTCTCCCCGCTTTTCACCAAATGGAAAATGGCTTGTTTTCGTTTCAAATCGTAAAGAAAAGTCTCAGCTCTTTCTGTTCTCTACTTCAGGTGGAGAAGCAAAACAAATTACTACGCTAAAAAATGGAGCTAGTCAACCTGTCTGGTCACCGGATAGTAAAAAGCTTTTGTTTACGACCTCATTAGCCAAAGACGAAAATATTCACAGCAAAGAAGACGACGAGAAAACGTCAGATGAAAAAAAGGATGAGCCATTGGTCGTTACGAGGCTAAAATATAAATCTGACGCTACTGGTTTTTTAGATGATAAATACAAACAACTAGCCTTTTATGACATCGAAAGTGAAGAGATCACGCAAATCACATCTGGTGAGTTTCATCATGAGCCTGGTGAATGGTCCCCTGACAGTCATTCCGTAAGTTTTGTTTCCAATAAAAAGGAAGATCAAGATTATCACCTTATTTCAGATGTTTATGTAGTAAATGTAGTTACAAAAGAAGAAACTTGTCTCACAGAGGGTAATGGCATATACGCTTATCCCGTTTTTAACGATGATGGTACAAAATTAGCCTGTTACGGACACCGGAAAGAGTTTTCCGGAGCCACACATTTGAAGCTTTGGACCATTGATATTGATTCAAAGGAAGCTACTTGTTTGACAGAAAACTGGGATGTGCACCTTAGTGACTCCGCGATTGGTGATGTTCGTTCCGGTCATCCAATTCCGGGACCTGTGTGGGATCACGACAATCAAAATATTTATGTCACTGCAAGTGTCTACGGTAATACAAACTTATACCGTGTCAGCCTTGATCATAAAGTCGAAGAAATCGTCACAGGCCAGCATCAAATCTACGGATACCATTTTTCACCAGATAAACAACAAGCTCTTATAGCGATCAGTACTCCTACTAACCCCGGTGACGTGGTACTAGTAGATCTGACATCTGGCGAACAAAAGCAGGTTACTCATGTGAACGAACGTTTTTCTAAAGAGGTTCACATTCAAGAGCCTGAAGAAGTAAATTTTAAAGCCGCTGATGGCGGGAACATCCATGGGTGGATTTTAAAACCATATGGATTTGAACAGGGGAAAAAGTATCCGACAATCCTTGAAATTCACGGCGGGCCTCACGCGATGTACGCAAACACGTTTTTCCATGAGCTGCAACTACTAGCTGCCAATGGCTATGTCGTCCTTTATACAAACCCGAGAGGTGGCCATGGGTACGGACAAACTTTTGTCGACGCTTGCCGAGGAGATTACGGCGGGAAAGACTATGAAGATTTGATGAGTGCAACCGATCAAGCGGTTGAACAATTTGACTACATTGATGCTGAGCGCCTTGGGGTTACAGGAGGAAGCTACGGCGGCTTCATGACGAACTGGATCGTCTCCCATACCGATCGCTTTAAGGCTGCGGCTACCCTTCGTTCCATTTCAAACTGGATCAGCTTCTACGGTGTGAGTGATATTGGCTACTTCTTTACCGACTGGGAGATTGGGGCAGACCTTTTGAGTGATCCGAATAAAATGTGGGAGCACTCGCCATTGAAGTACGTCAAGAACATTGAGACACCTCTGTTAATTTTACACGGGGAAAAGGATTTCAGATGCCCTGTAGAACAAGCAGAACAATTATACATTGCACTTAAACATCAAAAGAAAGAAACGAGGTTTGTCCGCTTTCCGAATGCAAACCATGAGCTATCCAGAAGCGGTCCGCCTAAACTACGTTTTGCAAGATTAGAGGAGCTGCAAGCTTGGTTTGATTCTTATTTGAAATAA
- a CDS encoding HPr family phosphocarrier protein, with protein MKLLVKKPIFAESASVLVNTASKYPATILLKKDHWVVDAKSLLGVLALSLQPEQEVEVTFEGETEENFIEEIVQTDLFTKA; from the coding sequence ATGAAACTCTTAGTAAAGAAGCCAATCTTTGCAGAGTCAGCTAGTGTCCTTGTAAATACGGCCTCAAAGTATCCAGCCACAATCTTGCTTAAGAAAGACCACTGGGTTGTTGATGCAAAAAGTTTGTTAGGAGTTCTAGCTTTATCACTACAGCCGGAGCAAGAAGTTGAAGTGACTTTTGAAGGGGAAACGGAAGAAAATTTCATTGAAGAAATCGTTCAAACAGATTTATTCACGAAAGCATAA
- a CDS encoding carbohydrate ABC transporter permease, whose amino-acid sequence MSKKINPYVLMVLPAFIIFFSFHTYPMLQGVFYSFTNWRGYGDWDFVGFSNYISVFQDGRARDAYFFTFQFAIISTILVNIISLIIALGLNAKIKFMKTLRAVYFMPNILSILIVGFIFNYIFAIFVPLIAESLGLTTLATNILGNPDLAWIGIVIVAVWQAAAFNTILYLAGLATISQDLYEASSLDGANKWQEFWKITFPLIAPFFTINMVLAMKNFLMVFDHIMALTGGGPGRATESISLLIYRGGFQGGEFAYQSANAVIYFIIIVTISVIQIRYLQKREVDM is encoded by the coding sequence ATGAGTAAGAAAATCAATCCTTATGTACTCATGGTATTACCCGCTTTTATTATCTTTTTTTCATTTCACACATATCCCATGCTGCAAGGTGTTTTTTATAGCTTTACAAACTGGCGCGGGTATGGCGATTGGGATTTTGTCGGCTTTAGTAATTATATAAGCGTATTTCAAGACGGAAGAGCGCGTGACGCTTACTTTTTCACTTTTCAATTCGCAATTATTTCAACGATTCTTGTAAATATCATAAGTTTAATTATTGCATTAGGCCTGAATGCAAAAATTAAATTTATGAAGACATTACGCGCGGTATATTTTATGCCAAATATTTTAAGTATTTTAATTGTTGGTTTTATCTTTAACTATATCTTTGCTATTTTTGTACCATTGATTGCTGAAAGCCTAGGATTAACGACGTTGGCAACAAACATTTTAGGAAATCCTGATCTTGCTTGGATTGGGATTGTCATCGTTGCTGTCTGGCAGGCGGCCGCTTTTAATACAATCTTATATTTGGCAGGGTTAGCAACGATTTCACAGGATTTATATGAAGCATCTAGTTTAGATGGGGCGAACAAATGGCAGGAATTCTGGAAGATTACCTTCCCGTTAATAGCACCTTTCTTTACGATTAATATGGTTTTGGCGATGAAAAACTTCCTGATGGTATTTGACCACATTATGGCATTAACTGGTGGGGGACCTGGACGAGCGACCGAATCTATATCCTTATTAATCTACCGTGGAGGTTTCCAAGGAGGCGAGTTTGCATATCAATCGGCCAATGCTGTGATTTATTTTATTATCATTGTGACGATTTCCGTGATACAAATTCGCTACTTACAGAAACGAGAGGTTGATATGTAA
- a CDS encoding ABC transporter substrate-binding protein, with product MRKKLSTAIATTVLVGVLTGCGGSDDGKIEFFQNKSEAVDTFDALIEKFHEENPDLEFQIEQNHVPEADTALRSRLTQDDVPDIMGINGDATYGDLADSGTLHDFSEDDLITNVQDSYVDMINQLAGKDTPNGVPYATNANTVLYNKDKFAEMNLEIPRTWDEFLDVVETIEEHDETPFFHTYGDAWTAMVAFNALAANIEGDDFAEERLAEDTTFAERHPEVAEKMIELRDMADNDVFGTDYDRGNAAFAEGGSVMYIQGNWAIGQITEANPDINVGAFALPATNDVDQNRLVSGVDTVLTISGSSEHKEEALMFIEFLLEEENAQYYIDAEKQFSAVEGVLQEDPTVEDLSVHFEEGSITSFPDHYYPSGMQIENLVQEFLINGDVDEFLQVLDEEWDKVTSR from the coding sequence ATGAGAAAAAAGTTATCAACAGCGATTGCTACTACCGTTTTAGTTGGTGTACTTACGGGTTGCGGAGGATCGGATGACGGGAAAATAGAATTTTTTCAAAATAAGTCTGAAGCTGTAGACACTTTTGACGCTCTTATTGAAAAGTTTCATGAAGAAAATCCGGATCTTGAATTTCAAATCGAACAAAACCATGTTCCAGAAGCAGATACAGCGCTTCGTTCAAGATTAACTCAAGATGATGTTCCAGACATTATGGGAATTAACGGTGACGCTACTTATGGGGACCTTGCAGATTCAGGAACTCTTCACGATTTCTCTGAAGATGATTTAATAACTAATGTTCAAGACTCTTACGTGGACATGATTAATCAGTTGGCCGGAAAAGACACTCCAAATGGTGTGCCATATGCTACAAACGCTAATACGGTTTTATATAACAAGGACAAGTTTGCTGAGATGAATTTAGAAATCCCTCGTACATGGGATGAATTCCTCGATGTTGTAGAGACCATTGAAGAACATGATGAAACACCTTTCTTCCATACTTATGGAGATGCTTGGACAGCAATGGTTGCCTTTAATGCATTAGCAGCTAATATCGAAGGAGACGATTTTGCAGAGGAGAGGCTAGCAGAAGACACAACGTTTGCGGAACGTCACCCGGAAGTCGCTGAAAAAATGATAGAGCTTCGCGATATGGCTGATAATGATGTCTTTGGCACTGATTATGACCGAGGAAATGCAGCTTTTGCCGAGGGTGGTTCTGTTATGTATATTCAAGGTAACTGGGCAATTGGTCAGATTACAGAAGCCAACCCTGATATCAATGTTGGAGCCTTTGCGCTTCCTGCTACAAATGACGTTGATCAAAACCGTTTAGTATCAGGTGTCGACACTGTACTAACGATTTCAGGTAGTTCAGAACACAAAGAAGAAGCGCTAATGTTTATTGAATTTTTACTTGAGGAAGAAAACGCACAATACTACATTGACGCTGAAAAGCAGTTTTCAGCTGTAGAAGGTGTTCTTCAAGAAGATCCAACTGTTGAAGACTTGAGTGTTCACTTTGAAGAAGGTTCGATTACAAGTTTCCCTGATCACTACTATCCGTCTGGAATGCAAATTGAAAACCTAGTACAAGAATTCTTAATTAATGGTGACGTAGATGAATTCTTACAGGTGCTTGATGAAGAATGGGATAAAGTGACGTCAAGATAA
- a CDS encoding IS110 family transposase, which translates to MNRSRNERINQVNENTLVIGIDIAKKNHYACAVDLRGRELTKVWRIHQSKDGFIHFEQAVRQLMETHNKSNVLIGFEATGHYWMNLAAMLEAFEFPFVIVNPMHVKQSKEMDDNSQTKNDAKDARVIAKLLPNGYFSIPRKMTTAEHHMRHGSAIRERLRKDISSVKNRIQRWKDLYFPEFNQVFSELGQQALAVLKLTPLPQDVPHLSVEEMVRQQKKAGAKYAGKPKMVTLIEVARHSIGVTRSQEMSRLEIRSLVQQLELLESQLEEVTSQMVEQAQSLEEFQYLVSIPGISENTVSELLAETGSMRNYRHPRQLIKLAGLTLRENSSGQHKGTKKISKRGRKRLRALLYKAILPLIQNNASFRQLYMHYHSREQNPLTKKEAMVVLCRKLLQVFHGLSKKQAMFDPERMLIDSSNYPQNKAA; encoded by the coding sequence ATGAATCGTAGTAGAAATGAACGAATTAATCAAGTCAACGAAAACACTCTAGTTATTGGAATCGATATTGCAAAAAAGAATCACTATGCCTGTGCCGTCGATTTGCGCGGACGCGAATTAACGAAAGTATGGCGCATCCACCAGTCAAAAGATGGTTTCATCCATTTTGAGCAGGCTGTTAGACAACTGATGGAGACACACAACAAATCAAATGTGCTCATCGGTTTTGAAGCAACCGGCCACTACTGGATGAACCTTGCGGCTATGCTGGAGGCTTTCGAATTCCCTTTTGTCATCGTCAATCCAATGCATGTAAAACAATCCAAGGAAATGGACGATAATTCTCAAACGAAGAACGACGCTAAAGATGCACGCGTTATAGCGAAACTTCTTCCTAACGGCTATTTTAGTATACCGCGGAAGATGACAACCGCTGAACATCACATGAGGCATGGATCCGCAATCCGGGAACGATTACGAAAAGATATCTCTTCCGTAAAAAACAGGATACAGCGATGGAAGGATCTTTACTTTCCGGAATTCAATCAAGTCTTCAGTGAATTGGGCCAACAAGCTCTTGCCGTTTTAAAGCTGACACCTCTTCCCCAGGATGTTCCACATTTGTCTGTCGAAGAGATGGTCAGGCAACAGAAGAAAGCTGGCGCCAAGTATGCTGGGAAACCCAAAATGGTGACCCTGATTGAAGTGGCTCGTCACTCTATTGGCGTAACACGCAGTCAGGAAATGTCACGGCTGGAGATTCGCAGCCTTGTTCAACAGCTGGAACTATTGGAATCACAACTTGAAGAGGTGACTTCCCAGATGGTTGAGCAGGCCCAGTCATTAGAAGAGTTTCAGTACCTCGTCTCCATTCCGGGAATCAGCGAGAACACTGTAAGCGAGTTATTGGCTGAAACAGGCTCTATGCGCAATTACAGGCATCCACGCCAACTCATTAAGCTAGCGGGACTTACGTTGCGTGAGAACAGTTCAGGTCAGCATAAAGGCACAAAGAAGATCTCTAAACGCGGAAGAAAACGACTACGAGCCTTACTTTATAAAGCGATCCTTCCGCTCATTCAGAACAATGCAAGCTTTCGTCAACTGTACATGCATTATCACTCACGGGAACAAAATCCACTGACCAAGAAAGAAGCAATGGTTGTGCTATGCAGAAAGCTGCTTCAGGTGTTCCATGGACTTAGCAAGAAACAGGCAATGTTTGACCCTGAGAGAATGTTGATAGACTCTTCCAACTATCCTCAGAACAAGGCAGCGTAA
- a CDS encoding NUDIX hydrolase, giving the protein MKPTNHSVYDFFLNREAGLLDREHYRSFAIFVPIIYKQNEPHLLFQVRGENIKQPGEICFPGGKVDQEDASPKAAAIRELIEEIGVSHSEVTCYGPLDYMITPYRFTLYPFIGEIAANATFNLNPDEVQEVFTVPIKVLKNMEPKTYNIYLEVQPEDAFPYHLIPNGEEYNWRTGVVHEHFYEYNGRVIWGLTARILKHVLYLLP; this is encoded by the coding sequence ATGAAACCAACAAACCACTCTGTATACGATTTTTTTCTTAATCGTGAAGCTGGCCTGCTAGACCGCGAACACTATCGATCTTTTGCCATTTTTGTACCAATCATCTACAAACAAAACGAACCTCATCTTCTTTTTCAAGTACGTGGTGAAAATATTAAACAGCCTGGAGAAATCTGCTTTCCTGGCGGGAAAGTCGACCAAGAAGATGCTTCACCCAAAGCTGCAGCTATAAGAGAGCTCATCGAAGAAATAGGCGTTTCGCATTCCGAAGTGACTTGTTACGGTCCGTTAGACTATATGATCACACCCTACCGCTTCACTCTATACCCATTTATCGGAGAAATCGCAGCTAATGCTACATTTAACTTAAACCCTGATGAAGTTCAGGAAGTTTTCACAGTTCCTATAAAGGTTTTAAAAAATATGGAACCTAAAACGTATAATATTTATTTAGAAGTACAGCCTGAAGACGCCTTTCCCTATCATTTAATCCCCAACGGAGAAGAGTATAACTGGCGTACCGGTGTTGTTCACGAACATTTTTATGAATATAATGGTCGAGTCATCTGGGGATTAACTGCCCGTATTTTGAAACATGTCCTTTACTTGCTTCCTTAA
- a CDS encoding carbohydrate ABC transporter permease has protein sequence MRNNKHNWTITLLLILGSVVILFPLYLTVVNAFKTPQETAESILALPSSFRFDNFIQAIEMTNFFNAFGNSFYITVLTVVFTLLTNSMVAYAIARNLHKRSFKILFYYFVSAMFVPFPIIMLPLVKQMSGLGLMNPTGLVMLYIVYGLAFNVFLYVGYIKSIPKELEEAAIVDGCSRWGVFWRIIFPLLAPMNATVGILTALWAWNDFLLPLVILSDRSDMTLPLVQFVFQSQFSTNYNLAFASYLMALLPMIIVYVIAQRWIISGVTKGAIK, from the coding sequence ATGAGAAATAATAAACACAATTGGACGATCACTCTATTATTAATATTAGGATCCGTTGTTATCCTATTTCCATTATATTTAACAGTCGTCAATGCCTTTAAAACGCCTCAGGAAACAGCGGAATCTATTTTGGCTTTACCTTCCAGCTTTCGGTTCGATAACTTTATACAAGCAATTGAAATGACCAACTTCTTTAATGCTTTTGGGAATAGCTTCTATATTACAGTGCTGACAGTTGTATTTACGCTACTGACAAATTCAATGGTCGCTTATGCCATTGCCCGAAATCTTCATAAACGTTCCTTTAAAATCTTATTTTATTATTTTGTAAGTGCAATGTTCGTGCCGTTTCCAATCATTATGCTTCCTTTAGTAAAGCAGATGAGTGGTCTTGGTTTAATGAATCCAACAGGGCTTGTCATGCTTTATATTGTTTATGGTTTAGCGTTTAATGTCTTTCTCTACGTTGGTTATATTAAGTCTATTCCAAAAGAGCTTGAGGAGGCAGCAATTGTTGATGGGTGTAGTAGGTGGGGTGTTTTCTGGCGTATTATTTTCCCGCTGCTTGCACCAATGAATGCAACAGTCGGAATTTTAACAGCACTATGGGCTTGGAATGACTTCTTACTACCGCTTGTAATATTAAGTGACCGAAGTGATATGACACTACCTCTAGTACAGTTTGTGTTCCAGTCTCAGTTTTCAACCAACTACAACTTAGCTTTTGCTTCATACTTGATGGCGTTATTGCCGATGATCATTGTTTATGTCATTGCACAACGCTGGATTATCAGTGGTGTGACGAAAGGTGCTATCAAGTAA
- a CDS encoding glycoside hydrolase family 13 protein, which produces MSKQWWKESIVYQIYPRSFNDSNGDGIGDLKGITEKLDYLKELGIDVIWLSPVYDSPNDDNGYDIRDYQGIMNEFGTMDDWEELLAETHKQGMRLIMDLVVNHSSDEHQWFVESRKSKDNPYRNYYIWRSGRADGSEPNNWESAFSGSAWQYDEQTGEYFLHLFSKKQPDLNWENPTLREEVYKMMRWWLDKGIDGFRMDVVNFISKVPDLPDGEVEKGKQYAPGGKYFANGPRIHEFLHEMNQQAIKGYDAMTVGEMPGVRPEIAQKYTDEEREEVNMVFQFEHVDLDSGPGGKWDLRPLKLQDLKDNLTKWQKALEYKGWNSLYMNNHDQPRMVSRFGDDSKYRVESAKMLATLLHMMKGTPYIYQGEEIGMTNVRFDSIDDYEDIETLNMYKEKREQGVPHEEVMQGIYVKGRDNARTPVQWNDEAHGGFTTGTPWLQVNPNYTEINAEQAVQDPNSIFHYYKKLIDLRHNHDVIVYGNYDLLAENDEEIFAYQRVLENETLLVICNFYENETRFEFPDRYQGKKADILIGNYKTGEKTVELSESFDLKPYEAIVYKIKE; this is translated from the coding sequence ATGAGTAAGCAATGGTGGAAAGAAAGTATTGTCTATCAAATATATCCTCGTAGCTTTAATGATAGTAACGGAGACGGGATTGGTGACTTAAAAGGGATTACTGAAAAATTAGACTACTTAAAGGAATTAGGTATCGATGTGATCTGGCTTTCTCCTGTCTACGATTCGCCAAACGATGATAACGGCTACGATATTCGAGATTATCAAGGTATTATGAACGAATTTGGAACGATGGATGATTGGGAAGAACTTTTAGCTGAAACGCATAAACAAGGAATGCGTTTGATTATGGATCTTGTCGTAAATCACTCGTCAGACGAGCACCAGTGGTTCGTTGAATCGCGCAAATCAAAGGATAATCCATACCGCAACTACTATATTTGGCGATCTGGAAGAGCAGACGGGTCTGAGCCAAACAATTGGGAATCGGCTTTTAGTGGATCTGCCTGGCAGTATGATGAACAAACAGGTGAATACTTTCTGCATCTTTTCTCAAAAAAACAGCCAGATTTAAATTGGGAAAACCCTACTTTACGAGAAGAAGTGTACAAAATGATGCGCTGGTGGCTTGATAAAGGTATCGACGGTTTTCGGATGGATGTTGTTAACTTTATTTCGAAAGTACCAGATCTTCCAGATGGCGAGGTTGAGAAAGGAAAACAATATGCACCTGGTGGAAAGTATTTTGCAAATGGACCACGGATTCATGAATTTTTACATGAAATGAATCAACAAGCCATTAAAGGCTATGATGCGATGACGGTTGGGGAAATGCCAGGTGTAAGACCGGAGATTGCTCAGAAATATACAGATGAAGAACGTGAAGAAGTGAATATGGTGTTCCAATTTGAACACGTGGATCTCGATTCAGGGCCAGGAGGCAAATGGGATCTTCGTCCTTTAAAGCTTCAAGATTTAAAAGACAACCTGACAAAATGGCAAAAAGCCTTGGAGTATAAAGGTTGGAACAGTTTATATATGAACAATCACGACCAGCCACGGATGGTCTCTCGTTTTGGTGATGATAGTAAGTACCGCGTAGAATCAGCGAAAATGCTCGCGACACTTCTTCATATGATGAAAGGTACGCCTTACATTTACCAAGGTGAAGAAATCGGCATGACGAATGTGCGCTTTGACTCAATCGATGACTATGAAGATATTGAAACACTAAACATGTACAAAGAAAAGCGTGAACAAGGCGTTCCGCACGAAGAGGTTATGCAAGGAATTTACGTTAAAGGTAGAGACAATGCTCGTACGCCTGTTCAATGGAATGATGAAGCACACGGCGGTTTTACGACAGGAACCCCATGGCTTCAAGTAAATCCTAATTACACGGAAATCAATGCTGAACAAGCGGTTCAAGATCCGAACTCTATTTTCCATTACTATAAAAAACTCATTGATTTACGTCATAACCACGATGTCATTGTGTACGGTAATTATGATTTGTTAGCTGAAAACGACGAGGAGATTTTTGCTTATCAAAGAGTACTTGAAAACGAGACCCTTCTTGTCATTTGTAACTTCTATGAAAATGAAACAAGGTTTGAATTTCCTGATCGTTATCAAGGGAAAAAGGCAGACATTCTGATCGGAAACTACAAAACCGGCGAAAAAACTGTCGAGCTTAGTGAAAGCTTCGACCTAAAGCCATACGAAGCGATTGTTTATAAAATAAAAGAATAG
- a CDS encoding LacI family DNA-binding transcriptional regulator has translation MKPTIKDVANAANVSIATVSRILNKQAGYSQTTKEHVMGVIAELGYHPNAIARGLVSKKTKTLGVLLPNVSNMFSSEVLDGIEQAAHENEYSVIICNTDRNGRRTLDYLKVLGEKKVDGLIFISEALTSEYYQAIQHLNIPFVLVSSMSYKYQVPYIKVDDKHASYQAVTYLIEKGHKDIALISGDIDDVLAGIPRVEGYCQALRDHRIEVRQELITYGDFGFESGKECMTRLIQTDQPFSAVFSTSEEMALGAMSVAHQNKINIPEDISFVGYDNTRYAEMSIPPLTTVAQPLKQMGNKAVEMILTMLETGKKAQSNIMPHSIVERESVKSRTK, from the coding sequence ATGAAGCCAACAATAAAAGATGTCGCGAATGCCGCGAATGTTTCAATTGCGACTGTGTCGAGGATATTAAATAAACAAGCAGGTTATTCCCAAACTACTAAAGAGCATGTCATGGGAGTCATTGCTGAATTAGGTTACCATCCTAATGCGATTGCCCGAGGGCTTGTAAGCAAAAAGACAAAAACGCTCGGTGTTTTACTGCCGAATGTCTCAAATATGTTCTCTTCAGAAGTATTGGATGGCATTGAGCAAGCTGCCCATGAAAACGAATATAGTGTGATCATCTGTAATACAGACCGTAATGGCAGGCGCACATTAGATTATTTGAAAGTACTCGGGGAGAAAAAAGTAGACGGGTTAATTTTTATAAGTGAAGCATTAACATCTGAATATTATCAAGCCATTCAACATCTAAATATTCCATTTGTTCTCGTTTCTAGTATGTCTTATAAATATCAAGTACCTTACATTAAAGTCGATGATAAGCATGCTTCCTATCAAGCTGTTACATATTTAATTGAAAAGGGGCATAAAGATATTGCTTTAATTAGCGGGGATATTGATGATGTACTAGCTGGTATTCCGAGGGTAGAGGGTTATTGTCAGGCCTTACGGGATCATAGAATCGAAGTAAGGCAGGAGCTAATCACTTATGGGGACTTTGGCTTTGAGTCAGGTAAGGAGTGCATGACTAGACTGATACAAACAGATCAACCATTTTCAGCCGTATTCTCAACAAGTGAAGAAATGGCATTAGGTGCAATGTCTGTAGCTCATCAAAATAAGATAAATATCCCAGAAGACATTTCATTTGTTGGATATGATAATACACGATACGCAGAAATGAGTATTCCCCCACTGACTACAGTTGCCCAACCTTTAAAACAAATGGGGAACAAGGCAGTAGAGATGATTCTTACAATGCTGGAAACTGGCAAAAAAGCTCAAAGCAACATTATGCCTCATTCAATTGTAGAAAGAGAGTCAGTAAAATCACGGACTAAATGA